One genomic region from Xyrauchen texanus isolate HMW12.3.18 chromosome 4, RBS_HiC_50CHRs, whole genome shotgun sequence encodes:
- the LOC127642897 gene encoding tubulin polyglutamylase TTLL11-like isoform X2, translating into MSDHYEKVKFQLQQNASGEAVETEAAAEGEQMSPASVSPVTADVSCAARRDKSRGGGRSQSKGRSKSEGNGRQMNGKQVSDLIPQKKSDPLRVCLICNEQALQIKGTGRTLTGKTAKNGHVESCQRQTNGKCEHHGKEDGRKVAKKRRPVTVDISKAKTSLEALKLSIRQLKWKEFPMGRRAACDIYWHGVSFHDNENIVSGQVNKFPGMIEMLRKINLSRAMRTMQELFPGEYNFYPRSWIMPEEYQLFSTQICLLKDNDSTFKPTFIFKPDSGSQGDGIYLIRDPADLRVISGSQIKQAVVQEYIQKPLLIDKLKFDIRLYVLVRSLEPLEIYIAKEGLSRFCTEPYQEPSQNNLSHVFMHLTNYSLNVHSGNFVHSDSCNTGSKRTFSSVLYRLASKGVDIKKVWSDIIALVIKTVIALVPELKVYYQADIPPGKPGPTCFQILGFDILLMKSMKPVLLEVNANPSMRIEHEQEVSPGVFEYVPSPVDEEVKVGVIRDALRLMDPAQRKQHVVHVSSSIF; encoded by the exons ATGAGCGATCACTATGAGAAAGTGAAGTTTCAGCTGCAGCAGAATGCGTCCGGAGAGGCTGTGGAGACGGAGGCCGCGGCCGAAGGGGAGCAGATGTCCCCGGCCTCCGTGTCTCCAGTCACCGCTGATGTCTCCTGCGCTGCTCGAAGAGACAAATCCAGAGGTGGCGGAAGAAGTCAGAGTAAAGGCAGGAGCAAATCAGAAGGCAATGGGAGACAGATGAACGGTAAACAAGTGTCGGATCTGATACCGCAGAAGAAGTCGGATCCTTTACGAGTGTGCCTTATCTGCAATGAGCAAGCCCTTCAAATTAAAGGGACGGGAAGGACCTTAACGGGTAAAACAGCGAAAAACGGTCACGTTGAGTCATGCCAGAGACAGACGAATGGGAAGTGTGAACATCACGGCAAAGAGGATGGGAGGAAAGTGGCTAAAAAGAGGAGACCTGTGACGGTGGACATTTCAAAAGCGAAGACGTCGCTGGAAGCGCTGAAACTCAGCATCAGACAACTGAAGTGGAAAGAG TTTCCGATGGGTAGGCGGGCAGCCTGTGATATCTACTGGCATGGTGTGTCTTTTCAtgacaatgaaaacattgtttctgGGCAAGTCAACAAGTTCCCAG GAATGATAGAGATGCTGCGGAAGATCAATCTGAGTCGTGCCATGCGTACAATGCAGGAGCTGTTCCCAGGGGAGTACAACTTCTACCCACGCTCCTGGATAATGCCTGAGGAATACCAGCTCTTCTCTACACAG ATTTGTCTCCTGAAAGATAATGATTCCACATTCAAACCCACTTTCATCTTCAAACCGGACAGCGGTTCCCAGGGCGACGGCATCTACCTCATCCGTGACCCTGCTGACCTCCGGGTTATCTCAGGTTCTCAGATCAAACAAGCTGTTGTTCAAGAATATATCCAAAAACCCTTGCTCATTGATAAACTGAAGTTTGATATCCGCCTCTACGTTCTGGTCCGCTCGTTGGAGCCTCTAGAGATCTATATCGCTAAAGAGGGTCTGTCACGGTTTTGCACGGAACCCTACCAAGAACCCAGCCAGAACAACCTCAGTCATGTTTTCATGCACCTTACCAACTATTCCCTTAACGTGCACAGCGGTAACTTTGTCCACTCTGACAGCTGCAACACAGGCAGTAAACGCACATTCTCTAGCGTTCTCTATCGCCTAGCATCTAAAGGAGTGGACATCAAGAAGGTCTGGTCAGACATTATCGCTTTAGTTATCAAGACGGTAATCGCACTTGTGCCTGAACTGAAGGTTTACTACCAAGCAGATATACCGCCGGGCAAACCAGGACCTACATGTTTTCAG ATTCTGGGCTTTGACATCCTGCTGATGAAAAGCATGAAGCCTGTTTTACTGGAGGTCAATGCCAATCCCAGCATGAGAATTGAACATGAGCAAGAG GTGTCACCTGGTGTGTTTGAATATGTACCAAGTCCAGTAGATGAGGAGGTGAAAGTGGGGGTAATCAGAGATGCACTCCGGCTGATGGATCCCGCTCAGAGGAAACAACATGTAGT